The following DNA comes from Halorubrum hochsteinianum.
CGTCTCGCCGCTCGGGGTCCGGTGGTGTGGCTCCGCGTCGCGGAAGCAGGACTGGATGACCTCGCTGACGCCGTTCACGGCAGAGGAAACGAACGGCGATCTCTCGTCCGTCGACGAGCCCGGCGCGGCGCTGGCGTCGCTGATCGACCACTTGATGGAGGCGACAGCGCCGACCGCGTTCCAAGTCGTCTTCCAACGGCGTGCTAGCTGGCAGTCCGACTCGGAGGTACGGAAAGAGGACCTCGTCGACGGCCGGGATACGTTCTTCCAGGAAGTCGTCGGGTCGTTGCTCGAGGTCGAGGAGCAACGGAGCGACCAGGACGACCGGCAGCTCAGCGAGGCCGTCAAGAAGCGCATCGAGTACATCGACGCGAAGAACGCCAAACGGTCGTTCACGGTCAACATCCGGGCCGTCGGCGTCCCCACCGACGAAACCCGCGACGACCTCGATGGCCGGATGGACTCGCTCCTCCCCGTGTTCGACCCGCTTGATGGACCGTTCTACGAGGTCGAGGGGCAACGCCTCCGGGACAGCGGCTTCCGTGAGAAAACGAAGGAGAAGAAGGCACGGGCCGCTCTCCAGCGCCTCCTCAATCGCGAGTTGACGACGGGCCGGGGGAAGACCCGCCCCGAGCTGGTCCTCTGTGGAACGGAGCTCGCGAACTTCGTCCTCGTCCCCTCCTCCGAACAGCTGACCGTCGAGGGGACGCGGGGAACCAGAGCCGAACAGCAGAGTCGGAACCCGCTCCCGTGGCCGAATCCGGATCTGATCCAGCAGTTCCAGGACGGGATGGCCATCGGCTACGCACTCGACGAGAACGGCGAGCCACGACCCGACCCGATCCGGATCCCGCCGGACCTGTTGCCGACGCATTACGGCCGGTTCGCGTCGACGGGCGGCGGGAAGTCGAAGGCCATCATCAACGACGCCCTTTCGCTTCGCGAGTCGACGGGTGGCCCCGTCGTCCTCGTCGACCCGAAGGGAGACGGGATGTGTGAGAACTGCCTGCGCTGCCACTACGAACGATTTGGGGGCCTCGACGACGTCTACCACTTCCGCGTCCCGGAGACCATCCCCGCGTTCTCCTTCTTCGACATCCGCCCTGCGCTCGAAGCGGGTCGGAACCGCGAGGACGCGATTCAGGACAAGGTCGACCACTTCCACGACATTCTCCGGATGATTATGGGCCGCGAGCAGTACGGCCAGGCGTTTGTCGCGAACGAGATCCTCAGCTACCTGATCAAGGCGCTGTTCGACGAGGAGTACGGGAGCGACGTGTTCGGGCTGGACGACCTCTTCGCCGCCGCGCTCCGGATGCAGCGCGACCAGACGATTCCTCCAGTCTCAGCGGACAACCAGAACATCGAGGAATCGCTGACGCGCCACTTCGCGAAGGACAACCACCAGTTCCAGGTCTCGATGGACGCCGTCGGGAACCGCCTCGACAAGCTCAAAGAGGACGCGCATCTCCGGCGGATCTTCAGCCACGTCCCCGAGCAGAATGACGCCGACGAGTACGTCGACAACCGCTTCGACTTCCGCGAATTCCTCGATGAAGACGCCACCATCATCTTCGACCTCGGCGACCTTCGGCCGGAGGCACAGCGAGCGATCACACTCCTGTTGTTGAGCAACCTCTGGGACGCCGTGCAGGTGCGCCGGCGGGACGGCCAGACCGATTACGAGAAGCTCACGAACCTCATCATCGAGGAGGCGGCACCGGTCGCGTCGACGAAGCTCGTGTCCGAACAGTTGCTGCCGCAGGGTCGGTCGTTCGGGCTGAGTATGGGCCTCGTGATGCAGTTCCCTGAGCAGGTGCGGAACCGGAACGAGCGGGCCTACGACGAGGTACTCAACAACATCAAGACGAAGCTCATCGGCAACATCTCGATTGAACGCGATCTCGCGGAGTCGCTCGCCCACGAGGACCTCAGTCCGACCGAACTTCGCAACCGAATCAACACGCTCCCGAGCGGTGAGTGGATCGCCCAGCTCCCGAGCCCCTCGTTCGGGGAGACTGGGCCGCCACCGTTCTCGCTCAAGCCGCTCCCGATTGCGCCGGGGCATCCAGAAAGCGACCAGCCGCTCACTCAGCCCCAGGAAGACCATTTCGAGTCCGTGTCCCGGCCACGGATGGTCGAACGGACACAGGCCCAGTACGGGCTGACAGAGCCAACTGAGTCGAGCACTGCCCCAGAGGAGACTGGCTGGGGGAGTTCGGGGGCCGAAACGACGGGCTCGGCTGCCGACGGCGATGCAGCGACCGACCCGACGCAATCCGCGTTTATCAGCGAATCGACGACCGAGGACGCGTCGACGTCGACCACCCAGCCCGCAACGGACAGCGACCCAGATGCAGACGAGTCCGAGATGAGTCCCCTGTTCGGACAGACTACCGAGACGGACGAGGAGTCAGCTGCTGACCAAGCAGCGGGGCCGGAGAACGGGGCAACACCCGTTCAGGAAAGCAGCGTACCCGTCCCCGATGACGAACTCCAACAACGCGGGCTCAGTCGAGACGATGTCCAGTTCCTGAATCGGGTCCTCGACGTGATGAACCGAGAGGACAACGAGTACACGCTACTGGACAGGATGAGCCAGCTTCGGGACGAATACGACGACCTCCATGTGGAGCGGCTCACGGAGCAGGACCTCCTGGACGCGGACTCCGCGGCGGGGCGCAAGTACTACACCGTCCCCCCGGACGGTCGAGACCTCCTCGGGAGAGAATTGAAGGCGGGGCCAGGAGCGGGCGATCTCGGCGAGAAAACGCCACACAAGGTTGGCGTCCGGCTCCTCGAGCTCTGGCTCCAGCAGCGGGAGGACGTGGTTCGCGTGGAACCGTACTACGAAACCGACGATGGCACCGTACTGGACGTGGCCGGCATCGACGAGGACGGCGATCTCGTCTGGGCCGGCGAAGCAGAGCTCGCGAGTAACAATCGGCACGCCCCAGTCGAGGATTACGACAAACTCAGTGCGGTGGATGCCGACGCGATCTGGGCCTTCAACAATCGCGAGACGGCGCTCAATGTCCTGGAGAGCCTTGCCGACGCAGATCGAATCGACGAGCGGGTCAGCGGGCGGGCGGCACGGTCGTTCGCGACCATCAGAGACGCCGTCGACGACTTCGATGCTGCGGGCCTGACCACCGTTCGGGGCTTCAAAAATCTCGATCAGGAACTCAACCAATGACCTGGCGACAGGCGACCCGCGAGGAGATTTACGCCTACTATGCCGAGGAGTTCCCCCGCTATCTGGACGACCTGCCGGAATTCATCACGGCGACCGGCCCGAAACAGTACGCTATCGCCTTCCGGGAGTCCCACCCGGTTCGCAAAGACGAGGTGCCGGACAAGGACTTCATCCGGCGGGATACGTGGCAAACAGATGCGTCGGGCGACCGAACGACGCCCGAATTCGACGACTTCGAGGACGTTGTCGAGTTCATTCGGCATCCAGCCCGCAACGACCCGCTGGGGCGGAGCGAGTTCGCACTCGCTGATCCGGAGGTACTGGAGCAACCGGACCCACAGCCCGACGCCGTCTACTACGCACTGGATCACTGGGAACGACCCTGGGTCCTCCTCGTCGACATCGACGCGAAAGAGATCGCCCGAGACAGAGCGGAGGAGCTGGTGTCGGCGGACGTCGAGGATCAGGACGACGATGCGCTTCTCGATGCTGCGGGTATCCTCGACGCCGCTCCCGAGGGGTATCCGTACGCCTTCGAAGACATCGACCGCGCCATCGAGTACGGGTTCGAGCTGAGGGATATCTTCGAGGACGATTTCGACGCCAAGGAGACGATGGTCCTCTACAGCGGGCAGGGAGTCCACGTCTACCTGCTGGATACCGACCCGGCGCACCGATACGACGAGCAGAGTCGCGAGGTGTTGAACGACCTCCTCCTCGAGACGTACGACATCCCGATCGACCCCGTCGTGACGGCCGACCGCCGGCGGGTCGCCCGCCTGCCCTACTCACTTCACGCCGACGTTTGTAGCATCGTCCAACCCATCGAGAGCCCGGCGTTCGACGTGCGATCTGCCACACCCGAGGTGATCGACGGATGAGTCCGAGTACACCAACCGACGACGAGGACATGGCGTATCGGGTCGCAGCGCTCCCGCTGGAGTACGGAGAGACACGCATCAACCAACTGTTTACGCGTGGTTACAATCGATACGTCGTCGACGGCGAGGACCAACCCGAAGATCTCCTGAACGACATCGAACGGTTCGGCACAGCGGCGTTCAAAGAACAGGTTCGCGCCGACGCAGTCGACGAGCCGTTCGTCGACAAACCGGGAACGCTCGCCGTGCTCGCGACGTTGAGTGCGATCTGTGTGAAGGAACACCCGAAGTTCGAGCACGCGTCGCCCCGGAACATCCAGGTGCTCTACGACATCCGAGAGCTGTACGTCAACAATCTCGCCTCCCTCATCCGCGCCCACGGCGATGGGTCACTCCAACAGGACATCGCCGACGTGCTGTACAGCAAGGAGCCCGGTGAGGATGGCCCACATCCGGGTCGGGTCTGTACGGGCATCACGGAGATGCCGGAGTTCGGGGATGGCCTCTACCTCGAAATCCCGATGGCGGCGGCGTCACGCAAATGCCTCGTTCGGGAGGACGAGTCGTCGACAGGGAATGACGATGGCGGAGAGATACTGACGCAAGTGAAGGACAACAACCTGTACGTCCCGGTCGGTGATTTCGACAGCAAGTATCGGGACTACGCTGAGCGGGCGTTCAAGAAGCTCCTGCGGGTGCAAGAAGACGGGCTCTCCGACGACCAGCTATCGTGGCTGACCACGAACGAGTCGGCGATCACGGAGCGGATCGACCGCTTCCTCGAGACCGGCCATCACGAGCGTATCTGGCGGAACTGGGACCGTGGGGAACGGACGATTCGCGTCCTCCGGCGGGCCCTGAGTGACGCGCCCGACGACGTGGCACAAAAGGGTGAGTTCCACACGGCGAAAGAGCTCTATCGAGCGGTTACGGCGTACGATGCGGAGGACGAGTGGGAATCGTCCGTGACGGATTGGATCTCGAGTCCGAGCAGTCTCGCGAAGACG
Coding sequences within:
- a CDS encoding DNA primase-like protein, with translation MTWRQATREEIYAYYAEEFPRYLDDLPEFITATGPKQYAIAFRESHPVRKDEVPDKDFIRRDTWQTDASGDRTTPEFDDFEDVVEFIRHPARNDPLGRSEFALADPEVLEQPDPQPDAVYYALDHWERPWVLLVDIDAKEIARDRAEELVSADVEDQDDDALLDAAGILDAAPEGYPYAFEDIDRAIEYGFELRDIFEDDFDAKETMVLYSGQGVHVYLLDTDPAHRYDEQSREVLNDLLLETYDIPIDPVVTADRRRVARLPYSLHADVCSIVQPIESPAFDVRSATPEVIDG
- a CDS encoding primase-associated protein gives rise to the protein MSPSTPTDDEDMAYRVAALPLEYGETRINQLFTRGYNRYVVDGEDQPEDLLNDIERFGTAAFKEQVRADAVDEPFVDKPGTLAVLATLSAICVKEHPKFEHASPRNIQVLYDIRELYVNNLASLIRAHGDGSLQQDIADVLYSKEPGEDGPHPGRVCTGITEMPEFGDGLYLEIPMAAASRKCLVREDESSTGNDDGGEILTQVKDNNLYVPVGDFDSKYRDYAERAFKKLLRVQEDGLSDDQLSWLTTNESAITERIDRFLETGHHERIWRNWDRGERTIRVLRRALSDAPDDVAQKGEFHTAKELYRAVTAYDAEDEWESSVTDWISSPSSLAKTLADHESHSAVTIDRDGRVNTYRIGRAGTGAEQIEVREIEDLFELPCMANMEERLHEKKPVRKDLYNFARMVMWLPQYQDSSLNEIVADLKDVFSRWPWYDEQETEYQVRYEFSNTIGGDTPLPMNCDNDDIQRYCIGQDQCPYSIWGSLPFPDEMYEQVDEGSAGPSEQF